CAAATTAAAGAGATATGGCATTCTCCAGATATGAATGATGTCCATGACTTAAAAGTATACGACAAGAAGATTTATATTGTAAATACGGGTAAAGAAAGTATTGATATTTACACTGATTTGGGTTATTTTATTTCATCTATTCAATTCCATTCTCATCTAGTAAATGAAAAGAGACTAAAGGGAATGAATATCGATTGTGATGATCTAGATAGTAGACAGTCAATAAAATCTCCTAATAATATTAGCATTACCGAATCAAATTTGAATGATAGCTATTATACAAAAAAAGAATCTACTTCCCCTTTTCACCAAAGAAAAATTAAAGATTGCTACCATATAAATCATATTTGCAAAACAAAATACCAAACTCTCGTAACTATGTTTATGCAAAAACAAATTTTTGACTTGAATTCAATGGAAGTTGTTATATCTAATTTAAAGTCGCATCCTCACGATGGATTTATATTTCAAGATGAATTTTGGATCACTTGTGTAGATGGAAATATATTTTGTTATAAAATTATAAATGGATTGGTTACAAATCAATTAAAATACCATTATGATATTTTTGCTTTGACTGGTCATACGGGTTGGTGTAGAGGTTTGTGGGTTACTCGTGATTATCTGATCATAGGTCTTACTCAGATACAAATTGGAAAAATGCCTGAGAGCAGATGGTCTGGATATCCGGTAGAAAAAACAGAGACTGCTATTTTACTTTTTGATAGAAAAACAGAAAAATTATTAAGTTTTGTAGATTTAAGTTGTAAGGAAGGGAGTAAAGTATTTGGTTTTTATCCTGAGGTTACAAATGAATAACCTAAAAATTTTAATGTTTCATCGAGTATTGCCTGATAAAGAAATCGAGAAACCCAATGCTTATTTTTCTCGGGGTACTGCTATTACAAAAAGTAAGTTTATAGAAATATTAAATAAAATTAAAGATTTAAATTATAAAGTTTTGAATTTTCTTGAATTTTCAGAAAAACTTCGATCGAATAAAAGTTTTGAAAATTGTATCTGTTTAACTTTTGATGATGGTTACATTGACAATTATACTATTGCGTTTCCTATCTTGAAGAATTATAATTTTACTGCGACCTTTTTTCCCATTTTAGATTTCTGTTTTCATAACAAAATAAGCTATCTAGACTTTTACTATCAAATTATTGATTCATGTAACTTTGATTCAAAAGAAAGAGAAGAATTCATTAAAGGTAAAACGAAAAAGAGATTTTTATCAATGAATGAAAAAGAAGTCGAAAGTTTTTTGTCAGAATTACAATCCGAAAATGATTTAAATCTATCCTATTCTTATAACAATTATATGAATGAATCTCAAATTAGAGAATTAATTGAAAATGGAAATGAAATAGGTTCCCATACAATGAGTCATAGAATCTTAACTCTACTAGAAAAAAAAGAAATAGAATATGAATTAATAGAATCAAAAAGATTGATACAAACTTTGACCGGTTCTCATCAAATCTCTTTTTGTTATCCTCATGGAAAGTTTAATCAGAGTATTATTCATTTATTAAAAAAAAGTAATTATAAATTTGCATGTACGGTTCAATTAGATTCCAAAGATTTTAGATGGGCAATACCGAGAATATTTGTAAAAGAAAATACAAATATAGAAGATATATTTCAATATTAGGAAGTAAAGGATGAACTTAATATCTGAAGAAGATAAGTTTTTTTTTGATACAAATGGCTATCTTGTAAAAAAGAATTTTTTCAAAGAATCAGAATGTGATTCACTTAAAGAAAAAATGCTTTCTTTAAAAAACGAATTTGCAAACGAAATTGGAGTTAGTATTGATGATTACATGAGAAATATAACTCAATGGAGAGATTTATGGAGTAAAGATAACCTTTTTAGGAATTTTATTTCAGATGCAAGAGTGTGGAAGTCTGCATCTATCTTAATGAATGCAAAGGGGGCAACTCTCTTTTTCGATCAATTAATTTCCAAGCCTCCTATTTATAGCAATGATTTGCCTTGGCATAGAGATTTACCTTTTTGGCCTGTAAATGGAATAGGATTATCTTGCTGGATTCCCTTACAAACGACAACGAAAGAAATGGGTACCCTAGAATTCATTTCTGGGTCGCACAAATGGGAAGTAAATCAAGCTGTAGATTTTATCAATGAAGATTTTTCTGAATTAAATAATCATCCGGATAAAATTCAAATAGAAGCCTATATAGGTGATGTTGTTTTTATTCATGGATTAGTTTGGCATTATTCATCTAAGAATCAGAAGAATATCACTAGGGATGCATATGTCAGCTCTTGGATTCCGCCGGAATCAGTTTTTTCTCCTGAACTATCCGATTGGCATCCAAGCATGGAACATATAACAGTTTCTCCTGGAGAACATCTCAATGAAGATTGGTTTTTAAGTTTTGGAGAGAGAACCAATTATTTAGAAAATAAATCAACCATAAAAGAAAAACAAAAAAGAAAAGATGAAAATAATTTAAATATTTTTAATAGTAAAAAATATTTAGAAAAATTGTTCAAAAAAATTTTAAGGCCTCATATTGAAATAAATGATTCATTAGAACTTGGTCAAATTCTTTCTATTCCAGATGTAATAAATTTAATTACAAAACTTTCAATTGAAAATCAATTCATTGAAATTACAAAAGCAGATAGCCTATCTAAAACTCTAAAAGACTTAAGAATCACCTCAGAAGCTTATAGATTAAACCGATCGAGAAATGTCTCCAGTTCTTCTTACAAAGAATGGAAAGAATTAATGGGAACCAAATGGGAGGACAAATTTGGTGAATGAAAATTTAAGTAAGTTAAAAAAATTACTTTTAGATTTTTACAATACTGTTCCCTTTCATAATTTATGGTTACTAGAAGGAGAAAGAAAAAATAAAGACGAGTCCTTGGGGGGCACTTGTACTGATAAAACTTTGTATTTTCATAAAATTATTTCGCAAGAAGGTTTCTATTTTAGATTACACAACGCATATATCAATAATGAACCGTGCCATAGAGTTCTTTTAGGGAATTTTGATGGAAAAAATTGTTTGTTGGATGTTGGAGATGGCGCTCCCTTAATAGAACCTTTTTTTTTCAATGAGAATAAAGAACATTCCTTTTTTGGATTCGACTATATTCAAAAGTCTGATGATAATTTATTTGAACTGTTTATAATGAAACCAAATGGTCCATCATTAAGTTTTTTTGCGACAAACGAAATTATTCCCGAGCATATAATTCATAAAAAAATTATTGAGGATTTTCAAAATACTTCAATAAATCCTTTTCACATTACTTTACGATTCTCCAAAGTAGTTGGCAACAAGTTCTATAGGATAGAAAATAATATACTCAAAATAGGATCCGAGAAAGGAATCGAAAAAAAAGAAATCATTTCTCTTTCTGAATTAGAAATTTTATTTAAGAATATATTCCAATTTAATTTTGATTTTGTTATTAGAGGGATTGATATATTAAAGAATCGTAATATTATTTTATTTAAGGATTATTAAATGAATATTAGGGAAAAATTATCTAAATTGATTGGTTATTATTCTATTGCAAATGAAATAGGTGATAATATTAGCGTTATTAATTTTATTACCAATACTTTAACTAACTTAGGATTTCACTGTGTAGTAGCGGAAAAGAGTAAATACAATCAGCCCTGTATTATCGCAAAAAGAGAAGCCTTAAATAATGGATTGGGATCTATCGTTTTATACGGACATTATGATGTAGAAAAAATTAAGGATTTTTCTAAATGGGAAACAAACCCTCTCACACTAACCAAAAAAGAAGATAGACTTTATGGTGTGGGAATCGCGGATAACAAAGGTCCATTAATGGCAAGGATTCAAGCAGTAGAAAATTTATTAAAGTCGGGAGATCCTTGTCCTGAAATTCTTTGGCTAATTCAAGGGGAAGAAGAAGTAGGCTCCGAAATTACTCATGAAATTTTTAAAGAACCGATGCAAAATTCAAAAGCCCTTATCTTCGTTGATGAGACTGCTTATCATAAGAATCGCACTCAAGAATTTTTAGTTGGAGAAAAAAATGAATCCATTGTAAAAATTATTGAGCACTTAAGTAAGTTTCTAAGTTCAAAAGATATTTCTTATGAAATACAAATTCGAAATTTAAATAAATCATTTACACCAGGCTCCTGTCCATTTCTCAGTAATATTCCTTCTGGTAAAATATATTTTGCCTTTGGACCTAATGATCAAAAATCTAATATTCATCGAAGCAATGAATCACTTGATGAAGATTATTTAGAGCACCATATACTTCAATTTGAAGAATTTTTAAAGTTTATTGCTAAGTATAACATTTAATTTATGTGCGGAATTATTATTTCAATCGGTACGAATTCAATGAATATTGTTTCAGACGGATTAGAACATTTAGCACATAGAGGAAAAGATTCTAGAAGAATTATTGATTTAGGCAATAATTTAGTTATAGGTTATAATAGACTTGCAATAAATGATTTAACGGAAAATGCGAATCAACCTTTCCTTTATAAAAATTGGGCTTGGGTTTGTAATGGAGAAATATATAACTATAAAACTTTAAAAAGATTAACGAATTATAAATATTCTTCTGACTCTGATATTGAATGCTTATTGCCTCTTTTTCTAAAATATGGTATAAGTTTTATCAATTTGTTAGATGGTATGTTTGCTGGTGTATTCATTGATTTACAGAATAATTTATTCTACTCTTTTAAAGACTATTGGGGAATAAAACCTTTATATAAAATTAGAACAAACGAAAACATTATTTTTACAAGTGAATTAAAATCATATAAAGGAAAAATTAATTCCTTTGAAAGTATAGAAACAGGTATAACTATATTTGACTTTAATGGTAAAAAAATTAATAAAATAAAAATCAAAAAAAATGAGTTAAAAAAAACAAAAAGCTTAAAATTCTACATTGAAAAATCCGTAAAAAAAAGAATTCCACCAAAGAATATCAAAACTGGTATTTTACTAAGTGGAGGAGTTGATAGCGCAATTATAGCATACTTATCTTTAAAATACAGGAGTGATATATTTTTTATAACAGTTGGATTAAAAAATACGGAAGATATCAAATATGCGAAAATTTTTGTAGAATATTTTAAATTGAATGATAGGCATATAATTTTTGAAATTAATGAAAAAGATTTATTAAGAGAATTAAAATCTACAATTTTCTATTTAGAAAAATTCAATCCATCCAATGTATCGAATGGTCTAATGACTTACTTGGCTTGTAAAAAGGCTTCGGAATTTGGCATTAAAGTTTTGTTATGCGGAGAAGGAGCTGATGAACTGTTTGCTGGTTATAAATCCTTTATAAATAGTGAAAACTTTGTAGAGGAAAGATCAGTATTGATTAACAATATGAAAGATACAGAACTCTTACGATTAGATAGAACAAGTATGGCTTTTCATATTGAAGCGAGAGTTCCATTTTTAGAAAAAAAAATCCATCAACTAAGTAATAGATTATCCAAATCACAATTAATTCAAATAAGTGGAAATACAGCACTAACAAAAGTAATATTAAGAAATCTTTACAAAGATGAAATTCCTGATGAAATTTTGTATAGACCTAAAAATCCTTTTGATGTAGGAAGTGGTGGAAGAAAAATAATTGAGTTAATTCCAAA
This sequence is a window from Leptospiraceae bacterium. Protein-coding genes within it:
- a CDS encoding polysaccharide deacetylase family protein translates to MNNLKILMFHRVLPDKEIEKPNAYFSRGTAITKSKFIEILNKIKDLNYKVLNFLEFSEKLRSNKSFENCICLTFDDGYIDNYTIAFPILKNYNFTATFFPILDFCFHNKISYLDFYYQIIDSCNFDSKEREEFIKGKTKKRFLSMNEKEVESFLSELQSENDLNLSYSYNNYMNESQIRELIENGNEIGSHTMSHRILTLLEKKEIEYELIESKRLIQTLTGSHQISFCYPHGKFNQSIIHLLKKSNYKFACTVQLDSKDFRWAIPRIFVKENTNIEDIFQY
- a CDS encoding phytanoyl-CoA dioxygenase family protein, whose amino-acid sequence is MNLISEEDKFFFDTNGYLVKKNFFKESECDSLKEKMLSLKNEFANEIGVSIDDYMRNITQWRDLWSKDNLFRNFISDARVWKSASILMNAKGATLFFDQLISKPPIYSNDLPWHRDLPFWPVNGIGLSCWIPLQTTTKEMGTLEFISGSHKWEVNQAVDFINEDFSELNNHPDKIQIEAYIGDVVFIHGLVWHYSSKNQKNITRDAYVSSWIPPESVFSPELSDWHPSMEHITVSPGEHLNEDWFLSFGERTNYLENKSTIKEKQKRKDENNLNIFNSKKYLEKLFKKILRPHIEINDSLELGQILSIPDVINLITKLSIENQFIEITKADSLSKTLKDLRITSEAYRLNRSRNVSSSSYKEWKELMGTKWEDKFGE
- a CDS encoding M20/M25/M40 family metallo-hydrolase, producing MNIREKLSKLIGYYSIANEIGDNISVINFITNTLTNLGFHCVVAEKSKYNQPCIIAKREALNNGLGSIVLYGHYDVEKIKDFSKWETNPLTLTKKEDRLYGVGIADNKGPLMARIQAVENLLKSGDPCPEILWLIQGEEEVGSEITHEIFKEPMQNSKALIFVDETAYHKNRTQEFLVGEKNESIVKIIEHLSKFLSSKDISYEIQIRNLNKSFTPGSCPFLSNIPSGKIYFAFGPNDQKSNIHRSNESLDEDYLEHHILQFEEFLKFIAKYNI